One Sanguibacter sp. HDW7 DNA window includes the following coding sequences:
- a CDS encoding hemin ABC transporter substrate-binding protein: MSRRHLGLVAALALAALTACAPGVAAPGGAATTGETTTGAAIGPRTIAVDPDPVQPLPTPTSQQLPATVTSADGVQVTVTDTSRILAVDLYGTFAEIVFSLGLGDRVVGRDIATGFEEAAHLPVVSGSSHALNVESILALDPTVVLTDTSIGPAEVFDQLRAAGVPVVFLDPDRSLGTIDDHVRQVAAALGVPEQGEVLVERTEADLAAVRASAPTGDALSVAFLYLRGTAGVYMLGGPGSGADALIEAVGATDAGTALGLTSSFTPVTSEGMINAAPDVLLVMSAGLESVGGVDGLLAMPGIGQTPAASTRRVLDAPDTRLLSFGPSTARTVAALAEALYS, translated from the coding sequence GTGAGCCGCCGACACCTCGGGCTCGTGGCAGCCCTCGCGCTCGCGGCCCTCACGGCGTGCGCGCCGGGCGTCGCCGCCCCGGGCGGCGCGGCCACGACGGGTGAGACCACGACAGGTGCGGCCATCGGTCCGCGGACGATCGCCGTCGACCCCGACCCGGTGCAGCCGCTGCCCACCCCGACCTCCCAGCAGCTCCCCGCGACGGTGACGTCGGCCGACGGCGTCCAGGTGACCGTCACCGACACGAGCCGCATCCTCGCGGTCGACCTCTACGGCACCTTCGCCGAGATCGTCTTCTCGCTCGGCCTCGGCGACCGGGTCGTCGGGCGCGACATCGCGACGGGCTTCGAGGAGGCGGCGCACCTCCCGGTCGTCTCGGGGTCAAGCCATGCGCTCAATGTCGAGTCGATCCTCGCGCTCGACCCGACCGTCGTCCTCACCGACACCTCGATCGGCCCGGCGGAGGTCTTCGACCAGCTCCGTGCCGCGGGCGTTCCCGTCGTGTTCCTCGACCCGGACCGTTCGCTCGGCACGATCGACGACCACGTGCGGCAGGTCGCTGCCGCGCTGGGTGTTCCCGAGCAGGGCGAGGTGCTCGTCGAGCGTACCGAGGCGGACCTCGCTGCGGTGCGCGCGTCGGCCCCGACGGGCGACGCGCTCTCCGTCGCGTTCCTCTACCTGCGCGGCACGGCCGGCGTCTACATGCTCGGCGGTCCAGGCTCGGGAGCCGACGCGCTGATCGAGGCCGTCGGGGCCACGGACGCGGGGACTGCGCTCGGCCTCACGTCGTCGTTCACGCCCGTGACGAGCGAGGGCATGATCAACGCTGCGCCGGACGTCCTGCTCGTCATGTCGGCGGGACTCGAGTCCGTCGGCGGGGTCGACGGACTGCTGGCGATGCCCGGGATCGGGCAGACGCCTGCTGCTTCGACGCGCAGGGTCCTCGACGCGCCGGACACGCGCCTGCTGAGCTTCGGCCCGTCGACCGCGCGGACGGTCGCTGCGCTCGCTGAGGCGCTGTACTCGTGA
- a CDS encoding DUF6458 family protein, which produces MKFGAGIFLLVIGAILAFAVADRIEGVDLVMIGYICMGAGVLALIIGAIAGAQRSNTSHHEIVEHREDPPRR; this is translated from the coding sequence ATGAAGTTCGGAGCAGGCATCTTTCTCCTGGTCATCGGTGCGATCCTCGCCTTCGCGGTTGCGGACCGCATCGAAGGCGTCGACCTCGTCATGATCGGATACATCTGCATGGGCGCGGGCGTGCTCGCACTCATCATCGGCGCGATCGCCGGCGCGCAGCGCAGCAACACGTCCCACCACGAGATCGTCGAGCACCGCGAGGACCCGCCGCGCAGGTAG
- a CDS encoding DinB family protein — translation MSDDTVIPDDKDWTWVLTRPCAECSFDPARPVEEHLHALREHVDRWRAVLVRPDVHDRPTPTTWSPLEYACHIRDVLDVMAARALNIREEDVPTFPGWDQDAAAVEKDYAGSRPFVVADEIVERAEWFAQAYAGVRDDEWERQGRRGDGADFTLRTLGIYTAHELVHHAHDVGA, via the coding sequence ATGAGCGACGACACCGTCATCCCCGACGACAAGGACTGGACCTGGGTGCTCACGCGCCCCTGCGCGGAGTGCAGCTTCGACCCCGCACGACCCGTCGAGGAGCACCTCCACGCGCTCCGCGAGCACGTCGACCGCTGGCGCGCGGTCCTCGTCCGGCCCGACGTCCACGACCGGCCGACCCCCACGACGTGGTCGCCCCTCGAGTACGCGTGCCACATCCGCGACGTCCTCGACGTCATGGCAGCCCGCGCCCTCAACATCCGCGAGGAGGACGTCCCGACGTTCCCGGGCTGGGACCAGGACGCCGCCGCGGTCGAGAAGGACTACGCCGGCTCCCGGCCCTTCGTCGTCGCCGACGAGATCGTCGAACGTGCCGAGTGGTTCGCGCAGGCGTACGCGGGCGTCCGCGACGACGAGTGGGAGCGGCAAGGCCGCCGCGGCGACGGCGCCGACTTCACGCTGCGGACCCTCGGGATCTACACCGCCCACGAGCTCGTCCACCACGCGCACGACGTCGGGGCCTGA
- a CDS encoding DUF4395 domain-containing protein, with translation MASFFSFPNPVNELAARTVAAGVVTLGAVTLLTQSWIPLAILAAGFVGRVLAGPRLSPLGFVAQRVIAPRLGPARLVPGPPKRFAQGIGATLTSAALVAYVLDAPTVAWVLVGLLLVAASLEAFAGFCLGCWIFGRLQRAGLIPADVCEACNNISLRHPAPAPTA, from the coding sequence ATGGCGTCGTTCTTCTCCTTCCCCAACCCGGTCAACGAGCTTGCCGCGCGCACGGTCGCGGCGGGCGTCGTCACGCTCGGCGCGGTCACGCTCCTCACGCAGTCGTGGATCCCGCTCGCGATCCTCGCCGCAGGATTCGTCGGCCGCGTGCTCGCGGGCCCGCGCCTCTCTCCGCTCGGCTTCGTCGCGCAGCGTGTCATCGCGCCGCGGCTCGGCCCCGCGCGCCTCGTCCCCGGTCCGCCCAAGCGCTTTGCGCAGGGCATCGGCGCGACGCTCACGTCGGCCGCGCTCGTCGCGTACGTGCTCGACGCCCCGACGGTCGCGTGGGTCCTCGTCGGACTGCTGCTCGTCGCGGCGAGCCTCGAGGCGTTCGCGGGCTTCTGCCTGGGCTGCTGGATCTTCGGCCGCCTGCAGCGCGCGGGCCTCATCCCGGCCGACGTCTGCGAGGCGTGCAACAACATCTCGCTCCGCCACCCGGCCCCGGCCCCGACGGCCTGA
- a CDS encoding TetR/AcrR family transcriptional regulator, translating into MPKIIGGSLAEHRQQTRHKLFTALATLMDERGFDSITLAEIASAAGIGRTAVYNHFPDKESLLVGFINHETEQYVASLERELEDVDDPVAKMRTYVRARMRLKRVFHLAPGPELRTVVSRSTARQLRGHADIVETILRRIVVEGIARGQFPEQDLDVTVSLVNSCLSGRSLGDDEAGRMAACRATEAFVLRAVGARVPASS; encoded by the coding sequence ATGCCCAAGATCATCGGAGGGTCCCTCGCCGAGCACCGGCAGCAGACGAGGCACAAGCTCTTCACCGCGCTCGCGACTCTCATGGACGAGCGAGGCTTCGACTCGATCACGCTCGCGGAGATCGCGTCGGCGGCCGGCATCGGCCGCACCGCGGTCTACAACCATTTCCCCGACAAGGAGTCGCTGCTCGTCGGGTTCATCAACCACGAGACGGAGCAGTACGTCGCGAGCCTCGAGCGCGAGCTCGAGGACGTCGACGACCCCGTCGCGAAGATGCGCACGTACGTCAGGGCACGCATGCGCCTCAAGCGCGTCTTCCACCTCGCCCCGGGCCCGGAGCTGCGGACGGTCGTGTCCCGCTCGACGGCACGCCAGCTGCGCGGCCACGCGGACATCGTCGAGACGATCCTGCGCCGCATCGTCGTCGAGGGCATCGCTCGTGGCCAGTTCCCCGAGCAGGACCTCGACGTCACGGTGAGCCTCGTCAACTCGTGCCTCTCAGGGCGTTCGCTCGGCGACGACGAGGCCGGACGCATGGCCGCGTGCCGCGCGACGGAGGCGTTCGTGCTCCGGGCGGTCGGCGCGCGGGTCCCCGCCTCGAGCTGA
- a CDS encoding acyltransferase, with protein MADIPPDTRTRAADVVPATLPRDRFADLVRSVALGAVILGHWTMAAVSVDDTGALHVGNVLARARWAWPATWVLVLIGLFFLVGGFANATSLSRARSRGLTAGAWARRRLRGLFGPVVPFVALVLAVVGLALLAGAPRSLTATVAVAVLMPLWFLAVYGVLVVLAPLGLRLDARWGWRVWIALSVGAVGVDAVRILTDVPWYGYLNYVLVWGLAQQLGFAYRDGRLTRLRAPALLLWAAAGFGTMALLASSGEWSWSMVGLPGDRSPMNPPSTQALAHVWAQVPLALLARRALAGRLDGPRVAPLLDKVADASLRAFLWHLPLYVVVTALWFAAGWPFPEPGSGVWWATRPLVLGVLGALLVVLLGLPARVRRRTRSA; from the coding sequence GTGGCCGACATTCCCCCCGACACCCGGACGCGTGCCGCCGACGTCGTCCCCGCGACCCTCCCGCGCGACCGCTTCGCCGACCTCGTGCGCTCCGTCGCGCTCGGCGCCGTCATCCTCGGCCACTGGACCATGGCAGCCGTGAGCGTCGACGACACCGGCGCCCTCCACGTCGGCAACGTCCTCGCCCGCGCCCGCTGGGCCTGGCCTGCCACCTGGGTGCTCGTCCTCATCGGCCTGTTCTTCCTCGTCGGCGGCTTCGCCAACGCGACGAGCCTCAGCCGCGCCCGGTCCCGCGGCCTCACCGCAGGCGCCTGGGCGCGCCGACGCCTGCGCGGGCTGTTCGGACCCGTCGTGCCGTTCGTCGCGCTCGTGCTCGCCGTCGTCGGCCTCGCCCTCCTCGCCGGGGCGCCGCGCAGTCTGACCGCAACCGTCGCCGTCGCCGTCCTCATGCCCTTGTGGTTCCTCGCCGTCTACGGCGTGCTCGTCGTCCTCGCACCCCTCGGGCTGCGGCTCGACGCACGCTGGGGCTGGCGCGTGTGGATCGCCCTGAGCGTCGGCGCCGTCGGCGTCGACGCCGTGCGGATCCTCACCGACGTGCCCTGGTACGGCTACCTCAACTACGTGCTCGTCTGGGGGCTCGCGCAGCAGCTCGGGTTCGCGTACCGCGACGGTCGGCTCACCAGGCTCCGCGCGCCCGCGCTCCTCCTGTGGGCGGCGGCCGGGTTCGGGACCATGGCGCTCCTCGCGTCCTCGGGGGAGTGGTCGTGGTCCATGGTCGGGCTGCCCGGCGACCGCTCGCCCATGAACCCGCCCTCGACCCAGGCCCTCGCCCACGTGTGGGCGCAGGTGCCGCTCGCGCTCCTCGCGCGGCGCGCGCTCGCAGGAAGGCTCGACGGGCCGCGCGTCGCGCCCCTGCTCGACAAGGTCGCCGACGCCTCGCTGCGCGCCTTCCTCTGGCACCTGCCGCTCTACGTCGTCGTCACCGCGCTGTGGTTCGCGGCCGGCTGGCCCTTCCCCGAGCCCGGGTCCGGGGTGTGGTGGGCGACGCGGCCGCTCGTGCTCGGCGTGCTCGGCGCGCTGCTCGTCGTGCTGCTGGGACTGCCGGCGCGAGTACGTCGTCGGACGCGTTCCGCCTGA
- a CDS encoding heme oxygenase (biliverdin-producing): MTTTVETSALPAPEADALPTLSALMREGTRAEHREAETMGYIETLMSGGYGERGRAAYTSLAVQQHAIYRALEEAGARVAATPEGAAAGIVLPVLTRTPQIEADLADLLGADWAAEIHYLPATQRYVERLLASSTSLAAYAAHAYTRYLGDLSGGQVIKVMLQRHYGLAEEGVRFYTFEGIEKPKVFKDEYRALLDALDLDDAGRAAAVAEAQEAFRLNRALFAELGQLHPVD; encoded by the coding sequence GTGACCACGACCGTCGAGACCTCTGCCCTCCCCGCCCCCGAGGCGGACGCCCTGCCGACGCTCTCCGCGCTCATGCGCGAGGGCACGCGTGCGGAGCACCGCGAGGCCGAGACGATGGGGTACATCGAGACGCTCATGAGCGGCGGCTACGGGGAGCGCGGCCGCGCCGCGTACACGTCGCTCGCGGTGCAGCAGCACGCGATCTACCGCGCCCTCGAGGAGGCCGGCGCTCGTGTCGCGGCCACACCCGAGGGCGCCGCGGCCGGCATCGTCCTGCCCGTCCTCACGCGCACGCCCCAGATCGAGGCGGACCTCGCGGACCTCCTCGGCGCCGACTGGGCCGCGGAGATCCACTACCTCCCGGCGACCCAGCGCTACGTCGAGCGCCTCCTCGCGTCGTCGACGTCCCTCGCGGCCTACGCCGCGCACGCGTACACGCGCTACCTCGGCGACCTCTCGGGAGGCCAGGTCATCAAGGTGATGCTGCAGCGTCACTACGGCCTCGCGGAGGAGGGCGTGCGCTTCTACACGTTCGAGGGCATCGAGAAGCCCAAGGTCTTCAAGGACGAGTACCGCGCGCTGCTCGACGCGCTCGATCTCGACGACGCGGGCCGCGCGGCGGCCGTCGCCGAGGCCCAGGAGGCCTTCCGGCTCAACCGTGCGCTGTTCGCGGAGCTGGGGCAGCTGCACCCCGTCGACTGA
- a CDS encoding cytochrome c oxidase assembly protein gives MTAPSRPLPSVTDDEGHRRYRPAVLVGAVLTAVAAVVLAGLTTGIFDPAVISDPGPLVRWSLPVIGVLRDVATSVTIGALVAVTFLLPSGTDRTRALTVAGIGAGAWTLLVIADVVTTFADVLGTRNGDADFGSQLAEFVLQVPLGRTQLAVALIAAVVTVLALLVRTPTGSAWCLALVVGALSLRSLTGHTAGASGHDLAVSAMMVHLVAAAAWTGGILVLVALRTRGGLRGPALADVVARFSTLAAWCLVLVAYSGVLSAIVRLSSVGDVIGTRYGLLLVAKAVGLGALGALGWAHRRRVVARLALAPLASTAGRLFWRLMAAEALLLGAVAGVAGALASSAPPVPDEPPVTPTPAELVTGDLLPPEPTLVRWLTLVRWEAILGAAIVAGLIVYVRWFLRLRRRGDSWPVGRVVAWCAGMVVMLWVTNGGAAVYGRVLFSGHMVQHMTMAMVAPLLLVLSAPMTLALRALPARNDDSRGPREWLLTIIHSRYGQFFANPLVAAANFAGSMIVFYYTPLFEWALTTHVGHLGMVAHFTLAGYFFANALVGIDPGPQRPGYPLRLLLLLATMAFHAFFGVALMSGTALLVPEWFGLLGRPWGPPALEDQQIGGGVAWGVGEIPTVLLAVVVAVRWARDDERTARRRDRRIAKSGEDAELDAYNAMLANLAEHDEPGKPR, from the coding sequence ATGACCGCCCCCTCCCGTCCGCTCCCATCAGTCACGGACGACGAGGGACACCGCAGGTACCGCCCCGCGGTGCTCGTAGGCGCGGTCCTCACCGCCGTCGCTGCCGTCGTCCTCGCGGGACTGACGACCGGGATCTTCGATCCCGCCGTCATCTCCGACCCCGGCCCGCTCGTCCGCTGGAGCCTCCCCGTCATCGGGGTGCTGCGCGACGTCGCCACGTCGGTGACCATCGGCGCGCTCGTCGCTGTCACCTTCCTCCTGCCGTCAGGGACCGACCGGACCCGCGCGCTCACGGTCGCCGGCATCGGCGCCGGCGCCTGGACGCTGCTCGTGATCGCCGACGTCGTGACGACCTTCGCCGACGTGCTCGGCACCCGCAACGGTGACGCCGACTTCGGATCCCAGCTCGCCGAGTTCGTGCTCCAGGTCCCGTTGGGCCGCACGCAGCTCGCGGTGGCCCTCATCGCCGCGGTCGTCACGGTCCTCGCCCTGCTCGTTCGCACCCCGACCGGAAGCGCCTGGTGTCTCGCGCTCGTCGTCGGCGCGCTCTCCCTCCGTTCCCTCACGGGGCACACGGCGGGGGCCAGCGGCCACGACCTCGCCGTCTCCGCGATGATGGTCCACCTCGTCGCGGCAGCCGCCTGGACCGGCGGGATCCTCGTTCTCGTCGCGTTGCGCACCCGCGGCGGGTTGCGGGGACCCGCTCTCGCCGACGTCGTCGCCCGGTTCTCGACCCTCGCCGCCTGGTGCCTCGTGCTCGTCGCCTACTCGGGCGTCCTGTCGGCGATCGTGCGCCTCTCGAGCGTCGGCGACGTGATCGGCACCCGCTACGGGCTGCTGCTCGTCGCCAAGGCGGTCGGCCTCGGCGCGCTGGGTGCGCTCGGCTGGGCCCACCGGCGGCGAGTCGTCGCACGCCTTGCGCTCGCACCTCTCGCTTCGACGGCCGGACGTCTCTTCTGGAGGCTCATGGCCGCAGAGGCCCTGCTGCTCGGTGCCGTCGCCGGCGTCGCGGGCGCCCTCGCGTCCTCGGCCCCGCCCGTGCCCGACGAGCCCCCTGTGACGCCGACCCCCGCCGAGCTCGTCACGGGCGACCTGCTGCCGCCCGAGCCCACCCTCGTGCGCTGGCTCACCCTCGTCCGCTGGGAGGCGATCCTCGGCGCCGCGATCGTCGCCGGACTCATCGTCTACGTCCGCTGGTTCCTGCGCCTGCGACGACGGGGCGACAGCTGGCCTGTGGGCCGCGTCGTCGCGTGGTGCGCAGGCATGGTCGTCATGCTCTGGGTGACGAACGGCGGCGCCGCCGTCTACGGCCGCGTCCTGTTCTCCGGCCACATGGTGCAGCACATGACGATGGCGATGGTCGCGCCGCTCCTGCTCGTCCTATCCGCGCCCATGACCCTCGCCCTGCGTGCTTTGCCCGCGCGGAACGACGACTCGCGCGGACCGCGCGAGTGGCTGCTGACGATCATCCACTCGCGTTATGGCCAGTTCTTCGCGAACCCGCTCGTCGCAGCCGCGAACTTCGCCGGGTCGATGATCGTCTTCTACTACACGCCGTTGTTCGAGTGGGCGCTCACGACTCACGTCGGGCACCTCGGCATGGTCGCTCACTTCACGCTCGCCGGATACTTCTTCGCGAACGCGCTCGTCGGGATCGACCCCGGTCCCCAGCGCCCGGGCTACCCGCTGCGGCTCCTTCTGCTGCTCGCGACCATGGCGTTCCACGCGTTCTTCGGCGTCGCGCTCATGTCCGGCACGGCCCTGCTCGTCCCGGAGTGGTTCGGCCTCCTCGGACGGCCCTGGGGACCGCCTGCGCTCGAGGACCAGCAGATCGGCGGTGGTGTCGCGTGGGGTGTCGGCGAGATCCCGACGGTCCTCCTCGCGGTCGTCGTCGCCGTCCGCTGGGCCCGGGACGATGAACGCACCGCACGACGACGCGACCGCCGCATCGCGAAGAGCGGCGAGGACGCCGAGCTCGACGCCTACAACGCGATGCTCGCGAACCTCGCCGAGCACGACGAGCCTGGGAAGCCTAGGTGA
- a CDS encoding heme ABC transporter ATP-binding protein encodes MSAFRRHPRLPVPAPAGSVLAAARGVDLARGGAQVLHDVSVEVRAGEVRALIGPNGAGKSSLLGVLTGDLVPARGTVEASGAPLGSWTTTELALRRAVLTQDVTLSFPFLVHEVVAMGRSPWRGTALEDDDEQVVAASLAATDVTHLAGRAFPTLSGGERARVALARVLAQRAQLLMLDEPTAALDLRHQEMVLALAREHARAGGAVVVVVHDVGLAAAYADRVTIVAGGRVTGDGTPEEVLTDRLLSEVYEHPVEVLPHPRGGAPIIVPRR; translated from the coding sequence ATGAGCGCGTTCCGCCGCCACCCGCGTCTTCCCGTGCCCGCCCCGGCGGGCTCGGTGCTCGCCGCCGCGCGGGGGGTCGACCTCGCACGCGGGGGTGCACAGGTCCTGCACGACGTGTCGGTCGAGGTGCGCGCCGGCGAGGTCCGCGCGCTCATCGGCCCCAACGGTGCCGGCAAGTCGAGCCTTCTCGGCGTCCTCACGGGTGACCTCGTGCCCGCCCGCGGCACCGTCGAGGCCTCGGGCGCCCCGCTCGGCTCGTGGACGACGACCGAGCTCGCGCTGCGCCGCGCCGTCCTGACGCAGGACGTCACGCTGAGCTTCCCGTTCCTCGTCCACGAGGTCGTCGCCATGGGCCGTTCGCCGTGGCGCGGCACCGCGCTCGAGGACGACGACGAGCAGGTCGTCGCCGCGTCGCTCGCCGCGACCGACGTCACGCACCTCGCCGGTCGCGCCTTCCCGACGCTCTCGGGCGGCGAGCGCGCCCGTGTCGCCCTCGCTCGGGTCCTCGCTCAGCGTGCTCAGCTGCTCATGCTCGACGAGCCCACGGCGGCCCTCGACCTCCGTCATCAGGAGATGGTCCTCGCGCTCGCCCGCGAGCATGCACGCGCGGGCGGTGCGGTCGTCGTCGTCGTGCACGACGTCGGTCTTGCGGCGGCCTACGCGGATCGCGTGACGATCGTCGCGGGGGGGCGCGTCACGGGTGACGGCACACCGGAGGAGGTCCTCACCGACCGCCTGCTGTCGGAGGTCTACGAGCACCCGGTCGAGGTGCTGCCGCACCCCCGGGGCGGCGCCCCGATCATCGTTCCGCGCCGCTGA
- a CDS encoding carboxypeptidase-like regulatory domain-containing protein, whose amino-acid sequence MRRHFIAVLATAALVLGGLGAVPAQAATDTTAKVTVKVTTPGGGALEDASVNIVGADPDTWDSFYGDTDASGTAISDELSAGTYDVKVSYWASSDRLEATKRITVKAGTDSKVTIELPGIQLVSGKVTAGGKSLATGSVTLRSAAGDYFSAEITNGTYSKIVKPGTTYTVQVAPPWDDTKGLYLSTYAGNTVREIDAKKVTVSASAPTRLDIAAYARLGRISGVIYDSQGKRAARANVSVSATNRSGWGYATTRSDGSFTIAGLPAGNYQVYANDRSTVGSFFGTVSKTTKVTVGKTAKVSLKLPKIVRHKGAIVLKVKASKAVWKRPIGVCATAFSAKAGSWASSCTTSSAKPITIKGLAAGTYTVALGGTNTSYKIVVKKNRTTTKTVTRPTGTTVSGTVRASNGKVLKNVAVSVYDASGSVLGSAQTTSQGRFSIPGAIKGVYTVDVYAGDATKDAFDSKKFTVTKGRNATVNVKFLKGATITGRIVDSKGKGIAGMNVSAIGSRLGLSYSSAVTNSKGEYKVTGLLKGTYKVTARDPYMGGYYNTKSTTVKLLTGKAKRATTLAARAG is encoded by the coding sequence ATGCGACGACACTTCATCGCGGTGCTCGCCACCGCCGCGCTCGTCCTCGGAGGCCTGGGGGCTGTTCCCGCCCAGGCAGCGACCGACACCACAGCCAAGGTCACCGTCAAGGTCACCACCCCCGGCGGAGGCGCCCTCGAGGACGCCTCCGTGAACATCGTGGGCGCAGACCCGGATACCTGGGACTCCTTCTACGGAGACACGGACGCCTCCGGCACGGCCATCTCGGACGAGCTGAGTGCGGGGACGTACGACGTCAAGGTCTCCTACTGGGCCTCGTCCGACCGGCTGGAGGCGACGAAGCGGATCACGGTCAAGGCCGGCACCGACAGCAAGGTCACGATCGAGCTCCCCGGCATCCAGCTGGTCTCTGGCAAGGTCACCGCGGGCGGCAAGTCGCTCGCGACAGGGAGCGTGACCCTCCGCTCCGCCGCGGGCGACTATTTCAGCGCGGAGATCACGAACGGGACGTACTCGAAGATCGTCAAGCCCGGGACCACGTACACGGTCCAGGTCGCCCCTCCCTGGGACGACACCAAGGGTCTCTACCTGAGCACGTACGCGGGCAACACCGTCCGTGAGATCGACGCCAAGAAGGTCACGGTGTCCGCAAGTGCCCCGACCCGGCTCGACATCGCGGCCTACGCCCGCCTCGGGCGGATCAGCGGGGTCATCTACGACTCCCAGGGCAAGCGTGCGGCCCGCGCGAACGTGAGCGTCTCCGCGACGAACCGCTCCGGCTGGGGATACGCGACGACGCGAAGCGACGGGTCCTTCACGATCGCGGGGCTGCCTGCCGGGAACTACCAGGTGTACGCCAACGACAGATCGACGGTCGGGTCCTTCTTCGGCACCGTGAGCAAGACGACGAAGGTCACCGTCGGGAAGACCGCCAAGGTGTCCCTGAAGCTTCCCAAGATCGTTCGCCACAAGGGGGCGATCGTGCTCAAGGTCAAGGCGTCGAAGGCCGTGTGGAAGCGCCCCATAGGCGTGTGCGCGACCGCATTCTCTGCGAAGGCCGGGTCGTGGGCGAGCTCCTGCACGACCAGCAGCGCGAAGCCCATCACGATCAAGGGACTTGCCGCCGGGACGTACACCGTCGCGCTCGGCGGGACGAACACGTCGTACAAGATCGTCGTCAAGAAGAACCGCACGACGACGAAGACGGTGACGCGCCCGACAGGCACGACCGTCTCGGGCACCGTGCGCGCCTCCAACGGGAAGGTGCTCAAGAACGTCGCCGTGAGCGTCTACGACGCGAGCGGGTCGGTGCTCGGCTCTGCCCAGACCACCTCGCAGGGGCGCTTCTCGATCCCAGGCGCGATCAAGGGCGTCTACACCGTCGATGTCTACGCCGGGGACGCAACCAAGGATGCCTTCGACTCGAAGAAGTTCACGGTGACGAAGGGCAGGAATGCCACCGTCAACGTCAAGTTCCTCAAGGGCGCGACCATCACCGGGAGGATCGTCGATTCCAAGGGCAAGGGCATCGCGGGCATGAACGTCTCTGCGATCGGATCCAGGCTCGGTCTGAGCTACAGCTCCGCGGTGACCAACTCGAAGGGTGAGTACAAGGTCACCGGGCTGCTCAAGGGCACGTACAAGGTCACGGCGAGGGATCCGTACATGGGCGGCTACTACAACACGAAGTCCACCACGGTGAAGCTCCTGACCGGCAAGGCCAAGCGGGCGACGACGCTCGCGGCACGCGCCGGCTGA
- a CDS encoding iron ABC transporter permease: protein MSAPSVTPTSSARHRRGALLIVGLAVALVAAATLSAVSGQTPVTPAEVLASVLHRLGLEIGTLPAHPQGEATLWVARFPRIALGLLVGASLGCAGALMQGVFGNPLAEPGVIGISSGAAVGACLVIVLSGSLLGTTGSLAVAGAAFVGGLVTTAVVYALARSNGRTEVVTLVLTGVAVNAFTAGILAFLVYVADPSAREQIVFWQLGSLNGATWRAVGIVAPMAVVGLVGAGLLARKLDLLALGERAARHVGVDVERLRQIAIVLVALLTSAGVAFTGIIAFVGLVVPHVVRMVAGPGHRVLLPASALGGALVLVVADLVARTAVAHAELPLGMLTSLVGGPFFFWLLRRTRASQGGWA from the coding sequence GTGAGCGCGCCCTCCGTCACGCCGACGTCGTCCGCGCGCCACCGGCGCGGGGCGCTGCTCATCGTCGGGCTCGCGGTCGCGCTCGTCGCAGCCGCGACGCTCTCGGCGGTGTCGGGGCAGACGCCGGTGACGCCTGCCGAGGTCCTTGCCTCGGTCCTCCACCGGCTCGGTCTGGAGATCGGCACGCTGCCCGCGCACCCGCAGGGCGAGGCGACGCTGTGGGTCGCACGCTTCCCGCGCATCGCGCTCGGGCTCCTCGTCGGCGCCTCGCTCGGCTGCGCGGGCGCCCTCATGCAGGGCGTGTTCGGCAACCCGCTCGCCGAGCCCGGCGTCATCGGGATCTCCTCGGGCGCGGCCGTCGGTGCGTGCCTCGTCATCGTGCTCTCGGGCTCGCTGCTCGGGACGACCGGCTCGCTCGCGGTCGCCGGGGCGGCCTTCGTCGGCGGGCTCGTGACGACCGCTGTCGTCTACGCGCTCGCCCGCTCGAACGGCCGCACCGAGGTCGTGACGCTCGTCCTCACCGGTGTTGCCGTCAACGCGTTCACGGCGGGCATCCTCGCGTTCCTCGTCTACGTCGCGGACCCGTCGGCACGCGAGCAGATCGTCTTCTGGCAGCTCGGCTCGCTCAACGGTGCGACGTGGCGCGCGGTGGGCATCGTCGCCCCCATGGCCGTGGTCGGCCTCGTGGGCGCTGGGCTGCTCGCACGCAAGCTCGACCTGCTGGCGCTCGGCGAGCGTGCTGCTCGGCACGTCGGCGTCGACGTCGAGCGGCTGCGCCAGATCGCGATCGTCCTCGTCGCGCTGCTGACGTCCGCGGGCGTCGCGTTCACGGGCATCATCGCGTTCGTCGGCCTCGTCGTGCCGCACGTCGTCCGCATGGTTGCGGGACCCGGGCACCGCGTCCTGCTGCCTGCCTCCGCACTCGGCGGGGCGCTCGTGCTCGTCGTCGCGGACCTCGTCGCACGCACGGCCGTCGCGCACGCCGAGCTGCCGCTCGGCATGCTCACGTCGCTCGTCGGCGGGCCCTTCTTCTTCTGGCTGCTGCGCAGGACCCGCGCCTCCCAGGGTGGCTGGGCATGA